One Etheostoma cragini isolate CJK2018 chromosome 6, CSU_Ecrag_1.0, whole genome shotgun sequence DNA window includes the following coding sequences:
- the arhgef5 gene encoding trichohyalin isoform X2, whose translation METKRTSCTLFDTLSNINTSDCKLQLGRKISRDPSPRAAMTAQSERERDSNREEDRRTGKSRCKDMDPRDRYYERDRAPATRSREGERKWRERERRQEDDSNRNGRLLSNLEKFTVREVERGMEKGGTFPRMRKNSVERGKGMASAIDMQEERGARRQKDRQKRVETDDWEQERERVQQRERHRERERDEIRCRIKKEGKNTGGRPVEDKKSRIRDRNEESGIGFQDRRREVGDSWDRRDIETDRKREKPKSNMGEREVPFPHRTRDREIYPDRKEREKVQRRDTRSEGDSDERELTRERVRYKENKELIYQQSRSEGDSTGKPLRERAQDRPKEDRQKYRDRDREVDRSREMGKEKDRERYREFDRRAAREGDRRKESGRVLKDERREEVRYRDYEQRRGMETKEREADLRWDDKTGRRSRSQSETAPRMQPRAPSSGECSGNMDNEMRSRKARESYEESQSGRESTAESDRKKQEQINSAVESSHREPKRSERDRGEKTEKPRRMWLEPQRGKNSKDEFVNRERHTRGKERRREEERNIESQADWERERRRVKEEPDDKYLDQSIYRGRHEGGTQEGGDIERETEGVSVDGEEVGEVWREEDKRGKEHLSDSEGVIDGSWQRDAEGENVTDNTEESDREEEGGSDYWARSESEGGSDTGWRQERDTRLSGEDGFVTVSSSGDEEVEKEEDEEEQFVDCQEFLEGGIAHDDLSPVALKGCEGEKEEECTMGKEEAVHEQEDGGEREKQPKYIFCVIGQTLSRSMTSRMSLSQVDDTGGVERDNPNIESRHCSDEATQQPHDDLHPTLSRNNEPLIISSQDIESKSECDLPRPATRETTEVVMRHGVSSELHRETGEGVRSKVEHPYAEIGTIKRDLQTENLLIEWREKNKEEVEVERERSSPVPSNPYADVCPQVKFEQIQPILAGINRAVSPEEVEAIRIRLSGAWSMSEEPKRHSQAPHLKWAKNVVQEILGRSEQHAVDEPNAEVRGYQGVDQSKTAIKNEKRQEEATQGTGEVPVVKLRTDEQHLEPELEEEEPLEVEGLRDDEDDRSKSWGEVELRNVLDTINRRKRNSRFFNAAQLYQQYSEAAQNFEILRQARSDFISSPAPSPPPARRPLPPLPPVPHPHSLANTGSITSVKSLPLPEPPKSEGRPSSPRLSLCLTQFATLWRELPGVRNSTELEELTEDQRRLQEVRFEVVTSEASYCRSLDIVVEHFVKSKQLGALLTSQDRNWLFSRLADVRAVSHSFLSKLEEQMESDIIHFTVCDIIARHCQRFKMVYVPYLTNQSYQDATYQRLMNENLGFRRIVEKLERSPVCQRLPLRSFLVLPFQRITRLKLLVQNIVKRTTPGTAEATQAIKSLKLLEKLIQESNDSITQMKSIESLVSLSAKVDFACRTLPLISQSRRLVREGPITELMDFSLKETERNIYLHLFNDYLLLSVQKEGGRFTVIDHSPVSDLRAENCRVKLHSLQKNLFRLHMTQKALLLRTDTQSDKLRWISALSRPHAEIDFSAAQDFTQMQCIRAFVAQQPDELSLEKADIILVHQQSSDNWVEGTRLSDRHRGWLPKSHLETITNSRVRQRNLSDALTLTTATAAV comes from the exons ATGGAGACAAAAAGGACCAGCTGCACGCTCTTTGACACTTTATCTAACATAAACACATCTGATTGCAAGCTTCAGCTAGGTAGAAAAATCTCCAGGGATCCAAGTCCCAGGGCGGCAATGACTGCCCAGtcggagcgagagagagacagcaacCGAGAGGAAGACAGGAGGACGGGCAAATCCAGATGCAAAGATATGGACCCACGGGATAGATACTATGAAAGAGACCGAGCTCCTGCAACCCGGtcgagggagggagaaagaaagtggagggaaagagaaaggaggcaGGAAGATGACAGCAATAGAAACGGGAGGCTGCTGTCAAATCTAGAGAAGTTTACTGTGAGGGAGgtagagagagggatggagaaagGTGGCACATTTCCTAGAATGAGAAAAAACAGTGTAGAGCGTGGCAAAGGAATGGCATCCGCCATTGATATGCAAGAAGAAAGAGGGGcaaggagacagaaagataggCAGAAAAGAGTTGAGACAGATGACTGggagcaagaaagagagagggtacaacagagagagaggcacagagagagggaaagagatgaGATCCGATGCAGGataaagaaagagggaaaaaacacTGGAGGAAGGCCTGTAGAAGACAAGAAATCACGAATAAGGGACAGAAATGAGGAGTCTGGTATTGGTTTTCAAGACAGGAGAAGAGAAGTGGGTGATTCATGGGACAGAAGAGATATAGAAAcagatagaaaaagagaaaagccaAAGTCTAACATGGGAGAAAGGGAGGTGCCTTTTCCGCACAGgacaagagacagagagatctACCCAGAtaggaaagagagggaaaaggtgCAAAGGAGGGACACTAGGAGTGAAGGAGACAGTGACGAGAGAGAGCTGACGAGGGAAAGAGTGAGGTACAAAGAGAATAAGGAGTTGATATATCAACAGAGCAGAAGTGAGGGGGACAGTACGGGCAAACCACTGAGGGAGAGAGCTCAAGATAGGCCGAAAGAGGACAGGCAGAAatacagagacagggacagagaagTGGACCGATCCAGGGAGATGGGAAAGGAGAAAGATAGAGAAAGGTACAGAGAGTTTGACAGGAGAGCAGcaagggagggagacagacggAAGGAAAGTGGGAGAGTTTTGAAggatgaaaggagagaggaagtcAGATACAGAGATTATGAGCAGAGGAGAGGCATGGaaacaaaggaaagagaggCCGATCTTAGGTGGGATGATAAGACAGGCAGAAGAAGCCGATCCCAGAGCGAGACGGCTCCTAGGATGCAGCCGCGAGCCCCAAGCAGTGGAGAGTGTAGCGGCAACATGGACAATGAGATGAGATCTCGAAAAGCCAGAGAGAGTTATGAAGAGAGCCAATCGGGGAGAGAGAGCACTGCtgaaagtgacagaaaaaaacaagaacagatAAATTCAGCTGTTGAAAGCAGTCATAGGGAGCCAAAAAGAAGTGAgcgagacagaggagagaagactgAGAAGCCAAGAAGGATGTGGTTAGAGCCACAGAGGGGCAAGAATAGTAAAGACGAATTtgtaaacagagagagacacacaagggggaaagagaggaggagagaagaagagaggaataTAGAGTCACAGGCTGATTGGGAAAGAGAGCGGCGGCGAGTAAAAGAGGAACCAGATGATAAGTACTTGGACCAAAGCATTTACAGAGGAAGGCATGAAGGGGGGACTCAGGAGGGgggagacatagagagagagacagagggtgtAAGTGTAGATGGAGAGGAGGTGGGTGAAGTCTGGAGAGAAGAAGATAAAAGAGGGAAGGAACATCTGTCTGACAGCGAGGGTGTGATAGATGGAAGCTGGCAGAGGGatgcagagggagagaatgTGACAGATAACACAgaggagagtgacagagaggaagagggtggGAGCGACTATTGGGCCCGCTCCGAGAGCGAAGGAGGAAGTGATACAGGGTGGAGGCAGGAGAGAGACACAAGGCTGTCAGGAGAGGACGGTTTTGTGACGGTGTCCAGCAGCGGAGACGAGGAGGttgaaaaagaggaagatgaggaagagcAGTTTGTGGACTGTCAGGAATTTTTGGAAGGTGGAATTGCACATGATGACCTCTCACCTGTTGCTTTAAAGGGgtgtgagggagagaaggaagaggaatgTACAATGGGAAAGGAGGAGGCGGTTCATGAACaggaggatggaggagagagggagaagcagCCAAAATATATCTTCTGCGTGATTGGGCAAACGTTGTCCCGTTCAATGACCAGCAGGATGTCACTGTCACAAGTTGATGACACTGGAGGAGTGGAAAGAGACAACCCAAATATAGAAAGTCGTCATTGCAGTGATGAGGCCACACAGCAACCTCATGATGACCTGCATCCGACACTGAGTAGAAACAATGAACCCCTGATCATCTCCAGCCAGGACATAGAGAGCAAGAGTGAGTGTGACCTTCCAAGACCAGCCACAAGAGAAACAACTGAAGTGGTTATGAGACACGGAGTGTCGTCAGAGCTCCACCGAGAGACTGGAGAGGGGGTGAGGAGCAAAGTGGAGCACCCGTACGCAGAAATAGGAACGATAAAAAGAGACTTGCAGACTGAAAACCTCCTCATagagtggagagaaaaaaataaagaagaggtGGAAGTAGAGAGGGAGCGATCTTCCCCAGTCCCGAGTAATCCTTATGCTGATGTTTGTCCTCAGGTGAAATTTGAACAAATTCAACCCATCTTGGCAGGGATTAACAGAGCAGTGAGTCCAGAGGAGGTGGAGGCCATTCGGATCCGACTGAGTGGGGCATGGAGCATGTCCGAGGAGCCTAAGCGGCATTCCCAAGCCCCCCACCTTAAATGGGCCAAAAATGTGGTGCAGGAGATCCTGGGACGCTCAGAGCAACATGCTGTTGATGAACCTAATGCAGAGGTACGAGGGTATCAAGGGGTCGACCAGTCCAAAACAGCGATCAAGAACGAGAAACGGCAGGAGGAGGCTACACAAGGGACTGGAGAGGTGCCTGTTGTTAAATTGAGAACAGATGAACAGCACTTAGAgccagagctggaggaggaagagccGTTGGAGGTGGAGGGATTGAGAG ATGATGAGGATGATCGAAGCAAAAGCTGGGGAGAAGTAGAACTGAG GAATGTTTTGGACACAATCAACAGACGAAAAAGGAATTCGAGGTTTTTCA ATGCTGCCCAGCTCTACCAGCAGTACAGCGAGGCCGCTCAAAACTTTGAGATCCTACGTCAGGCTCGATCCGATTTTATCTCGTCTCCTGCTCCCTCGCCCCCTCCTGCCCGCAGACCTCTTCCTCCCCTACCTCCCGTCCCACACCCCCATTCCTTGGCCAACACAGGCTCCATCACTAGTGTCAAAAGCTTGCCTCTCCCTGAGCCCCCCAAGAGTGAAGGCAGGCCTTCCTCCCCacgtctgtccctctgtctcacACAGTTTGCCACACTGTGGAGGGAGCTGCCGGGGGTCAGGAACAGCACGGAGCTGGAGGAGCTCACAGAGGACCAGAGGCGACTACAGGAG GTGAGATTTGAAGTAGTGACCTCTGAGGCCTCCTACTGTCGGAGTTTGGACATTGTTGTTGAACATTTTGTCAAGTCCAAACAGCTGGGGGCGCTGTTGACTTCTCAGGACAGGAACTGGCTGTTTTCACGGCTTGCTGATGTTCGTGCTGTCAGCCACAG ttttttatcaaAGCTGGAAGAACAGATGGAATCAGACATCATACACTTTACCGTGTGTGACATCATCGCTCGGCACTGTCAGCGCTTCAAAATGGTTTATGTGCCCTACCTGACCAACCAGTCCTATCAGGATGCTACCTACCAGAGACTCAT GAATGAGAATTTGGGGTTCAGACGGATTGTGGAGAAATTGGAGAGGAGTCCTGTTTGTCAGAGGCTTCCTCTTCGTTCCTTCCTCGTCCTTCCCTTCCAGAGGATCACAAGACTTAAGCTGCTagtccag AACATTGTGAAGAGAACAACCCCTGGTACTGCGGAGGCAACTCAGGCCATCAAATCTTTGAAACTTCTAGAGAAG CTGATTCAAGAGAGTAATGACAGCATCACTCAGATGAAAAGCATTGAGTCATTGGTCTCTCTCAGCGCCAAGGTGGACTTTGCGTGCAGG actCTACCTCTGATCAGTCAGTCTCGGAGGCTGGTGCGGGAAGGGCCGATCACTGAACTGATGGATTTCTCtctaaaggagacagagaggaataTCTATTTGCACCTATTCAATGACTACTTGCTACTTTCAGTACAAAAAGA AGGGGGAAGGTTCACAGTGATAGACCATTCTCCTGTGTCAGACCTGCGTGCCGAGAACTGTCGTGTTAAACTTCACTCCCTTCAGAAGAACCTGTTCCGGCTGCACATGACACAAAAAGCCCTGCTGCTTCGGACTGACACACA GAGTGATAAGCTACGTTGGATATCCGCTCTTTCTCGGCCGCATGCTGAAATAGATTTTTCTGCTGCACAAG ATTTTACACAGATGCAATGTATCCGAGCTTTTGTTGCCCAGCAGCCTGATGAGCTGTCGTTGGAAAAAGCTGATATCATTCTTGTGCACCAACAAAGCAGTGACA ACTGGGTAGAGGGGACGAGACTGTCCGATCGGCATCGTGGATGGCTGCCCAAGTCACATTTGGAAACCATAACCAACTCCAGAGTCCGGCAACGCAACCTGTCAGATGCCCTTACACTGACAACGGCCACAGCTGCTGTTTGA
- the arhgef5 gene encoding trichohyalin isoform X1, which yields METKRTSCTLFDTLSNINTSDCKLQLGRKISRDPSPRAAMTAQSERERDSNREEDRRTGKSRCKDMDPRDRYYERDRAPATRSREGERKWRERERRQEDDSNRNGRLLSNLEKFTVREVERGMEKGGTFPRMRKNSVERGKGMASAIDMQEERGARRQKDRQKRVETDDWEQERERVQQRERHRERERDEIRCRIKKEGKNTGGRPVEDKKSRIRDRNEESGIGFQDRRREVGDSWDRRDIETDRKREKPKSNMGEREVPFPHRTRDREIYPDRKEREKVQRRDTRSEGDSDERELTRERVRYKENKELIYQQSRSEGDSTGKPLRERAQDRPKEDRQKYRDRDREVDRSREMGKEKDRERYREFDRRAAREGDRRKESGRVLKDERREEVRYRDYEQRRGMETKEREADLRWDDKTGRRSRSQSETAPRMQPRAPSSGECSGNMDNEMRSRKARESYEESQSGRESTAESDRKKQEQINSAVESSHREPKRSERDRGEKTEKPRRMWLEPQRGKNSKDEFVNRERHTRGKERRREEERNIESQADWERERRRVKEEPDDKYLDQSIYRGRHEGGTQEGGDIERETEGVSVDGEEVGEVWREEDKRGKEHLSDSEGVIDGSWQRDAEGENVTDNTEESDREEEGGSDYWARSESEGGSDTGWRQERDTRLSGEDGFVTVSSSGDEEVEKEEDEEEQFVDCQEFLEGGIAHDDLSPVALKGCEGEKEEECTMGKEEAVHEQEDGGEREKQPKYIFCVIGQTLSRSMTSRMSLSQVDDTGGVERDNPNIESRHCSDEATQQPHDDLHPTLSRNNEPLIISSQDIESKSECDLPRPATRETTEVVMRHGVSSELHRETGEGVRSKVEHPYAEIGTIKRDLQTENLLIEWREKNKEEVEVERERSSPVPSNPYADVCPQVKFEQIQPILAGINRAVSPEEVEAIRIRLSGAWSMSEEPKRHSQAPHLKWAKNVVQEILGRSEQHAVDEPNAEVRGYQGVDQSKTAIKNEKRQEEATQGTGEVPVVKLRTDEQHLEPELEEEEPLEVEGLRGMGQSQADMHADQFTAMHGDTPTYTHADTLLDTEGKEDYTMDKEAEPSGHTQLEKSATEGKVTEEAGDEVKLSEIEKEARINEEVEMYLSVSNTLYKPNSCPSLNYDSESDLLTPSREGGGLEVEDRMGESEEERQKEESEETTIAEKVGKRRELDGRKGEAVAESNIKPGTLTSSFQDLGPDARLRRRGIRKTTERRNGELLKVEEEENAGRDRRTRIFSTTDDEDDRSKSWGEVELRNVLDTINRRKRNSRFFNAAQLYQQYSEAAQNFEILRQARSDFISSPAPSPPPARRPLPPLPPVPHPHSLANTGSITSVKSLPLPEPPKSEGRPSSPRLSLCLTQFATLWRELPGVRNSTELEELTEDQRRLQEVRFEVVTSEASYCRSLDIVVEHFVKSKQLGALLTSQDRNWLFSRLADVRAVSHSFLSKLEEQMESDIIHFTVCDIIARHCQRFKMVYVPYLTNQSYQDATYQRLMNENLGFRRIVEKLERSPVCQRLPLRSFLVLPFQRITRLKLLVQNIVKRTTPGTAEATQAIKSLKLLEKLIQESNDSITQMKSIESLVSLSAKVDFACRTLPLISQSRRLVREGPITELMDFSLKETERNIYLHLFNDYLLLSVQKEGGRFTVIDHSPVSDLRAENCRVKLHSLQKNLFRLHMTQKALLLRTDTQSDKLRWISALSRPHAEIDFSAAQDFTQMQCIRAFVAQQPDELSLEKADIILVHQQSSDNWVEGTRLSDRHRGWLPKSHLETITNSRVRQRNLSDALTLTTATAAV from the exons ATGGAGACAAAAAGGACCAGCTGCACGCTCTTTGACACTTTATCTAACATAAACACATCTGATTGCAAGCTTCAGCTAGGTAGAAAAATCTCCAGGGATCCAAGTCCCAGGGCGGCAATGACTGCCCAGtcggagcgagagagagacagcaacCGAGAGGAAGACAGGAGGACGGGCAAATCCAGATGCAAAGATATGGACCCACGGGATAGATACTATGAAAGAGACCGAGCTCCTGCAACCCGGtcgagggagggagaaagaaagtggagggaaagagaaaggaggcaGGAAGATGACAGCAATAGAAACGGGAGGCTGCTGTCAAATCTAGAGAAGTTTACTGTGAGGGAGgtagagagagggatggagaaagGTGGCACATTTCCTAGAATGAGAAAAAACAGTGTAGAGCGTGGCAAAGGAATGGCATCCGCCATTGATATGCAAGAAGAAAGAGGGGcaaggagacagaaagataggCAGAAAAGAGTTGAGACAGATGACTGggagcaagaaagagagagggtacaacagagagagaggcacagagagagggaaagagatgaGATCCGATGCAGGataaagaaagagggaaaaaacacTGGAGGAAGGCCTGTAGAAGACAAGAAATCACGAATAAGGGACAGAAATGAGGAGTCTGGTATTGGTTTTCAAGACAGGAGAAGAGAAGTGGGTGATTCATGGGACAGAAGAGATATAGAAAcagatagaaaaagagaaaagccaAAGTCTAACATGGGAGAAAGGGAGGTGCCTTTTCCGCACAGgacaagagacagagagatctACCCAGAtaggaaagagagggaaaaggtgCAAAGGAGGGACACTAGGAGTGAAGGAGACAGTGACGAGAGAGAGCTGACGAGGGAAAGAGTGAGGTACAAAGAGAATAAGGAGTTGATATATCAACAGAGCAGAAGTGAGGGGGACAGTACGGGCAAACCACTGAGGGAGAGAGCTCAAGATAGGCCGAAAGAGGACAGGCAGAAatacagagacagggacagagaagTGGACCGATCCAGGGAGATGGGAAAGGAGAAAGATAGAGAAAGGTACAGAGAGTTTGACAGGAGAGCAGcaagggagggagacagacggAAGGAAAGTGGGAGAGTTTTGAAggatgaaaggagagaggaagtcAGATACAGAGATTATGAGCAGAGGAGAGGCATGGaaacaaaggaaagagaggCCGATCTTAGGTGGGATGATAAGACAGGCAGAAGAAGCCGATCCCAGAGCGAGACGGCTCCTAGGATGCAGCCGCGAGCCCCAAGCAGTGGAGAGTGTAGCGGCAACATGGACAATGAGATGAGATCTCGAAAAGCCAGAGAGAGTTATGAAGAGAGCCAATCGGGGAGAGAGAGCACTGCtgaaagtgacagaaaaaaacaagaacagatAAATTCAGCTGTTGAAAGCAGTCATAGGGAGCCAAAAAGAAGTGAgcgagacagaggagagaagactgAGAAGCCAAGAAGGATGTGGTTAGAGCCACAGAGGGGCAAGAATAGTAAAGACGAATTtgtaaacagagagagacacacaagggggaaagagaggaggagagaagaagagaggaataTAGAGTCACAGGCTGATTGGGAAAGAGAGCGGCGGCGAGTAAAAGAGGAACCAGATGATAAGTACTTGGACCAAAGCATTTACAGAGGAAGGCATGAAGGGGGGACTCAGGAGGGgggagacatagagagagagacagagggtgtAAGTGTAGATGGAGAGGAGGTGGGTGAAGTCTGGAGAGAAGAAGATAAAAGAGGGAAGGAACATCTGTCTGACAGCGAGGGTGTGATAGATGGAAGCTGGCAGAGGGatgcagagggagagaatgTGACAGATAACACAgaggagagtgacagagaggaagagggtggGAGCGACTATTGGGCCCGCTCCGAGAGCGAAGGAGGAAGTGATACAGGGTGGAGGCAGGAGAGAGACACAAGGCTGTCAGGAGAGGACGGTTTTGTGACGGTGTCCAGCAGCGGAGACGAGGAGGttgaaaaagaggaagatgaggaagagcAGTTTGTGGACTGTCAGGAATTTTTGGAAGGTGGAATTGCACATGATGACCTCTCACCTGTTGCTTTAAAGGGgtgtgagggagagaaggaagaggaatgTACAATGGGAAAGGAGGAGGCGGTTCATGAACaggaggatggaggagagagggagaagcagCCAAAATATATCTTCTGCGTGATTGGGCAAACGTTGTCCCGTTCAATGACCAGCAGGATGTCACTGTCACAAGTTGATGACACTGGAGGAGTGGAAAGAGACAACCCAAATATAGAAAGTCGTCATTGCAGTGATGAGGCCACACAGCAACCTCATGATGACCTGCATCCGACACTGAGTAGAAACAATGAACCCCTGATCATCTCCAGCCAGGACATAGAGAGCAAGAGTGAGTGTGACCTTCCAAGACCAGCCACAAGAGAAACAACTGAAGTGGTTATGAGACACGGAGTGTCGTCAGAGCTCCACCGAGAGACTGGAGAGGGGGTGAGGAGCAAAGTGGAGCACCCGTACGCAGAAATAGGAACGATAAAAAGAGACTTGCAGACTGAAAACCTCCTCATagagtggagagaaaaaaataaagaagaggtGGAAGTAGAGAGGGAGCGATCTTCCCCAGTCCCGAGTAATCCTTATGCTGATGTTTGTCCTCAGGTGAAATTTGAACAAATTCAACCCATCTTGGCAGGGATTAACAGAGCAGTGAGTCCAGAGGAGGTGGAGGCCATTCGGATCCGACTGAGTGGGGCATGGAGCATGTCCGAGGAGCCTAAGCGGCATTCCCAAGCCCCCCACCTTAAATGGGCCAAAAATGTGGTGCAGGAGATCCTGGGACGCTCAGAGCAACATGCTGTTGATGAACCTAATGCAGAGGTACGAGGGTATCAAGGGGTCGACCAGTCCAAAACAGCGATCAAGAACGAGAAACGGCAGGAGGAGGCTACACAAGGGACTGGAGAGGTGCCTGTTGTTAAATTGAGAACAGATGAACAGCACTTAGAgccagagctggaggaggaagagccGTTGGAGGTGGAGGGATTGAGAGGTATGGGGCAGAGCCAAGCCGACATGCATGCTGACCAGTTCACAGCAATGCATGGTGACACGCCTACATACACTCATGCTGACACATTGTTAGACACAGAGGGGAAGGAGGATTACACTATGGACAAAGAGGCTGAGCCGTCTGGTCACACTCAGTTAGAAAAGTCAGCTACAGAGGGGAAAGTTACTGAAGAGGCAGGGGATGAGGTTAAATTATCAGAAATAGAGAAAGAAGCAAGAATAAATGAGGAGGTAGAGATGTATTTATCTGTGAGCAACACACTGTACAAGCCTAACAGCTGCCCCAGTCTCAATTATGACAGTGAGTCTGACCTGCTTACTCCCTCCAGAGAGGGTGGGGGCCTGGAGGTGGAAGACAGAATGGgtgaaagtgaagaagaaaggCAGAAAGAGGAGTCAGAAGAGACAACTATTGCAGAGAAGgtgggaaagagaagagaattGGATGGTAGAAAGGGAGAGGCGGTGGCAGAAAGTAATATAAAACCGGGGACTCTGACGAGCAGTTTCCAAGATTTGGGTCCGGACGCTCGATTACGACGAAGGGGAATCCGTAAAACCACTGAAAGAAGAAATGGAGAGCTTTTaaaagtggaagaagaagaaaatgctgGAAGGGATCGCAGAACCAGAATATTCTCTACAACAG ATGATGAGGATGATCGAAGCAAAAGCTGGGGAGAAGTAGAACTGAG GAATGTTTTGGACACAATCAACAGACGAAAAAGGAATTCGAGGTTTTTCA ATGCTGCCCAGCTCTACCAGCAGTACAGCGAGGCCGCTCAAAACTTTGAGATCCTACGTCAGGCTCGATCCGATTTTATCTCGTCTCCTGCTCCCTCGCCCCCTCCTGCCCGCAGACCTCTTCCTCCCCTACCTCCCGTCCCACACCCCCATTCCTTGGCCAACACAGGCTCCATCACTAGTGTCAAAAGCTTGCCTCTCCCTGAGCCCCCCAAGAGTGAAGGCAGGCCTTCCTCCCCacgtctgtccctctgtctcacACAGTTTGCCACACTGTGGAGGGAGCTGCCGGGGGTCAGGAACAGCACGGAGCTGGAGGAGCTCACAGAGGACCAGAGGCGACTACAGGAG GTGAGATTTGAAGTAGTGACCTCTGAGGCCTCCTACTGTCGGAGTTTGGACATTGTTGTTGAACATTTTGTCAAGTCCAAACAGCTGGGGGCGCTGTTGACTTCTCAGGACAGGAACTGGCTGTTTTCACGGCTTGCTGATGTTCGTGCTGTCAGCCACAG ttttttatcaaAGCTGGAAGAACAGATGGAATCAGACATCATACACTTTACCGTGTGTGACATCATCGCTCGGCACTGTCAGCGCTTCAAAATGGTTTATGTGCCCTACCTGACCAACCAGTCCTATCAGGATGCTACCTACCAGAGACTCAT GAATGAGAATTTGGGGTTCAGACGGATTGTGGAGAAATTGGAGAGGAGTCCTGTTTGTCAGAGGCTTCCTCTTCGTTCCTTCCTCGTCCTTCCCTTCCAGAGGATCACAAGACTTAAGCTGCTagtccag AACATTGTGAAGAGAACAACCCCTGGTACTGCGGAGGCAACTCAGGCCATCAAATCTTTGAAACTTCTAGAGAAG CTGATTCAAGAGAGTAATGACAGCATCACTCAGATGAAAAGCATTGAGTCATTGGTCTCTCTCAGCGCCAAGGTGGACTTTGCGTGCAGG actCTACCTCTGATCAGTCAGTCTCGGAGGCTGGTGCGGGAAGGGCCGATCACTGAACTGATGGATTTCTCtctaaaggagacagagaggaataTCTATTTGCACCTATTCAATGACTACTTGCTACTTTCAGTACAAAAAGA AGGGGGAAGGTTCACAGTGATAGACCATTCTCCTGTGTCAGACCTGCGTGCCGAGAACTGTCGTGTTAAACTTCACTCCCTTCAGAAGAACCTGTTCCGGCTGCACATGACACAAAAAGCCCTGCTGCTTCGGACTGACACACA GAGTGATAAGCTACGTTGGATATCCGCTCTTTCTCGGCCGCATGCTGAAATAGATTTTTCTGCTGCACAAG ATTTTACACAGATGCAATGTATCCGAGCTTTTGTTGCCCAGCAGCCTGATGAGCTGTCGTTGGAAAAAGCTGATATCATTCTTGTGCACCAACAAAGCAGTGACA ACTGGGTAGAGGGGACGAGACTGTCCGATCGGCATCGTGGATGGCTGCCCAAGTCACATTTGGAAACCATAACCAACTCCAGAGTCCGGCAACGCAACCTGTCAGATGCCCTTACACTGACAACGGCCACAGCTGCTGTTTGA